The Cydia pomonella isolate Wapato2018A chromosome 17, ilCydPomo1, whole genome shotgun sequence genome includes a window with the following:
- the LOC133526919 gene encoding uncharacterized protein LOC133526919, with amino-acid sequence MACIGSLTVFDHNSQEWKIFLGRLQQYIILNSVEDAKKAPLLLTHLSDETYRLATDLVHPMKVEEVAFDALVEVLNKHFSPKRCTFADREKFSEARRTTGESVEGWAARVRGLAVHCEFGSALDMLLVNRFVLGMNVGRERDRLFEQDATTLSFAKALEVAQQAASARHARATATESTAAALVKEEPVYRVSGTKPATDRGREVRKCTVCGMKNHDAEQCKYKGYKCQKCGLVGHLKKVCKGKLSRINNIVQQNTDTSDEASCCVECQNYRLRFQD; translated from the coding sequence ATGGCTTGTATCGGAAGTCTTACAGTTTTTGACCATAATTCTCAAGAGTGGAAGATATTTCTTGGAAGGCTGCAGcagtatattattttaaattcagtTGAGGATGCCAAGAAGGCCCCGTTATTACTCACTCATCTATCGGATGAGACTTACCGTCTGGCTACGGATCTCGTGCATCCGATGAAAGTAGAGGAGGTTGCGTTTGACGCTTTAGTCGAAGTGCTGAACAAGCATTTTTCGCCGAAAAGGTGTACCTTCGCCGACAGGGAGAAGTTTTCCGAGGCGAGAAGGACAACGGGAGAAAGTGTCGAGGGATGGGCGGCGCGAGTGCGCGGACTAGCCGTGCACTGCGAGTTCGGCAGTGCATTGGACATGCTCCTAGTCAATCGTTTTGTGCTAGGCATGAACGTAGGCCGCGAACGTGATCGCTTATTCGAGCAGGACGCTACCACGCTTTCGTTTGCGAAGGCTTTGGAAGTAGCACAGCAGGCGGCGAGTGCGCGCCATGCCCGAGCGACCGCCACGGAGTCAACGGCGGCGGCGCTCGTGAAGGAGGAACCGGTGTACCGGGTGAGCGGGACAAAGCCCGCCACCGACCGCGGACGAGAGGTTCGCAAGTGCACCGTGTGCGGCATGAAAAATCATGATGCGGAGCAGTGCAAGTATAAAGGTTACAAGTGTCAAAAGTGCGGTTTAGTTGGACATTTGAAAAAAGTGTGTAAGGGCAAGTTGTCGCGAATCAATAATATAGTGCAGCAAAATACTGACACTTCGGATGAGGCATCGTGCTGTGTGGAGTGCCAAAACTATAGATTAAG